One window from the genome of Myripristis murdjan chromosome 6, fMyrMur1.1, whole genome shotgun sequence encodes:
- the tsg101a gene encoding tumor susceptibility gene 101 protein → MAVVNEGALKKMLKQYKYRDLTVREITNVISQYKDLKPVMDAYVFNDGSTRDLMSLTGTVPVSYRGNVYNIPVCLWLLDTYPYNPPICFVKPTSAMMIKTGKHIDANGKIYLPYLHEWKHPQSDLYGLIQVMIVVFGEEPPVFSRPTTQAPYQAFQAAGPPNSSYMPGMPAVSPYGPNPNPGGYPAYQYPGGNSYPATAGPAHYPTQTPVSTVGPSRDGTIGEDTIRASLISAVSDKLRWRMKEEMDRAQAELDALKRTEEDLKKGHQKLEEMVSRLDQEVSEVDRNIELLKRKDEELSEALEKMENQSENNDIDDVIVPTAPLYKQILNLYAEENAIEDTIFYLGEALRRGVIDLEVFLKHVRLLSRKQFQLRALMQKARKTAGLSDLY, encoded by the exons ATGGCAGTTGTCAACGAAGGTGCCCTGAAGAAAATGCTGAAG CAATACAAATACAGAGACCTGACTGTTCGTGAGATAACCAATGTCATCTCCCAGTACAAGGACTTGAAGCCGGTTATGGATGCTTATG tgttcaacGATGGCTCCACAAGAGACCTTATGAGTCTAACAGGAACAGTCCCAGTCAGCTACAGAG GTAACGTCTACAACATCccagtgtgtctgtggctgcTGGACACATACCCCTACAACCCGCCCATTTGTTTTGTCAAGCCTACCAGTGCCATGATGATCAAAACTGGCAAACACATTGATGCTAACGGCAAGATCTACCTGCCTTATCTACATGAGTGGAAACAC CCCCAGTCAGACCTGTATGGTCTGATCCAGGTGATGATTGTGGTGTTTGGAGAGGAGCCTCCCGTGTTTTCTCGGCCCACCACACAGGCCCCCTACCAGGCCTTCCAAGCTGCTGGACCCCCTAACT cctcttACATGCCTGGCATGCCTGCAGTCTCCCCCTACGGACCTAATCCCAACCCTGG GGGCTATCCAGCATACCAGTACCCAGGAGGAAACTCATATCCAGCCACAGCTGGCCCTGCACACTACCCCACCCAGACCCCAGTCTCCACAGTGG GCCCCAGCAGAGATGGCACCATCGGCGAGGACACCATCCGTGCATCTCTGATTTCGGCTGTGAGCGACAAGCTTCGCTGGAGGATGAAAGAAGAAATGGACAGGGCCCAGGCCGAACTGGACGCCCTGAAGCGAACAGAGGAGGACCTGAAGAAAGGACATCAGAAACTAGAGGAGATGGTCTCACGACTGGACCAGGAAGTG TCCGAGGTTGACAGGAACATTGAGCTGCTGAAGAGGAAGGACGAGGAGCTGAGCGAGGCCTTGGAGAAGATGGAGAACCAGTCAGAGAACAACGACATTGATGATGTTATCGTTCCCACGGCACCACTGTATAAACAGATCTTGAACCTCTATGCTGAAGAGAATGCCATCGAGGACACCATCTTCTACCTGGGAGAGGCCCTGCGCAGGGGCGTCATAGACCTGGAGGTTTTCCTCAAG CATGTACGCCTTCTGTCCAGGAAGCAGTTCCAGCTTCGTGCCCTGATGCAGAAAGCTCGCAAGACGGCTGGCCTCAGTGACCTCTACTGA